A region of the Nothobranchius furzeri strain GRZ-AD chromosome 13, NfurGRZ-RIMD1, whole genome shotgun sequence genome:
TAGAATAGTTGAAACAATTTCAATAAGATGGTTTTCTAATGTGTTTAATAATGTGGTCATGTTGAAGGTATTGCTAAAATAATCTGTTGTCTCGTTGACGATCACAAACATCCAATGTTCTGATGTTTTAGGCACAGGATGCGCGGACAAATGACGTGGTTGCCATCAAGAAGATGTCTTATAGTGGGAAACAATCCAATGAGGTCTGATATAGTGATCCATCATTTTTTAATAGCTAATACCTGAATTTATTTACTGTCAGATTTTCAGATAATGGTgtaaaacattattttattatttacattTTGTGTATTCTGCTGCTTATAGTGTTTCATTCAAAAAGAATACCCATTTCTCTCTTTGACTCTAATATTTAGACTTTTGATTGGttataaatatttaaaaatgtgataaatttgactcattttgcagAAATGGCAAGACATAATCAAGGAAGTGAAATTTTTGCGGCAAATCAAACACCCAAACAGCATAGAGTACAAAGGATGTTACCTGAGAGAGCATACAGCTTGGGTAAGATTTTCATTAGACAGTTACTGGTATCAGTATTGTACCGGTAAAATAAAAAGATCATTGTTTAAATCAAGATGAAAACACCATTTCCTACTAAAGGCTTGATTTTATTACAGCTGGTGATGGAGTACTGTCTAGGATCAGCTTCAGATTTGTTAGAAGGTGAGTGGCTGTGAAATTAGACACTCAAATCCCACTGTGACATCACTGATGATGCGTACCTTCCAGTTCACAAGAAGCCTTTGCAAGAAGTTGAAATAGCTGCAATCACCCATGGTGCTCTTCAAGGTTTGGCCTATCTTCATTCCCACAACATGATTCATCGGTGAGTGCCTTAAGTGTTTCAAGCATGCCAAGACATTTTGCCGCCAGGCGTTTCAAAGCTTCGGTGTGTTTGACAGGGATATCAAAGCAGGAAACATCCTGCTGACAGAACCCGGCCAGGTGAAACTGGCAGACTTCGGCTCTGCCTCCATCGCCTGCCCTGCAAACTCCTTTGTTGGGACGCCATATTGGTACGCTCAATTTTAAAATGAGATCTTAGAGCAACTCGGCATATTCTCCACAGGTCTATTATTTACATTCTCACTTACTGCTTTTGTTTACATTCCCAGGATGGCCCCAGAGGTTATTTTGGCTATGGATGAGGGTCAGTATGATGGAAAGGTGGACATCTGGTCTTTAGGAATAACCTGCATCGAATTGGGCAAGTTAACTGTCATCAATGGAACTTTTTCTTTTCTAATTTTGAATACTTAAGTAGTTGTTCTACCCAGTTTTCTTTTCCACTCTTCCTGGTTTCGGTGTCCACATGCTTTGGGGACTTTTTTACTGCATTGTTTCTCATCTGTGGTGAAGTTTTCCATAAGCAGTACTGTAATTATCCAACAGTCAGTCTGCTTTCGTCGAGGAAGTGCTGTTCCTGTAAAAGTGTAAAAAATGAGAAACATCCATGTTGATCTTCTGCATGTCAGCTTTGTTGGATTTTATTTTATCCTCTTCCAAACTGAATGAAAGCTCGAGTCAAGTGCATACTTGGTACATGTTCTCAGTGGTCTGATAAGTTACAGCTTAGGGTTATTCCCGTTTGACTCATTTAAAGTGCTCTCTGGTTTGTAGCCGAGAGGAAGCCTCCGCTGTTCAACATGAATGCTATGAGTGCCTTATACCATATAGCACAGAATGAAAGCCCAACTCTGCAATCTAGTGAATGGTGAGTTTTGACGTAAATGTAGTCATTGTTCATTTATCAGCTGCAGTCTTAATCtcgcttgtgtttttttttccccccACTCCACTGTAGGACGGATTATTTCCGAAACTTTGTCGATTCTTGCCTTCAGAAGATTCCTCAGGACAGGCCAAACTCCGAGGAACTCCTAAAAGTGAGATACTGAAGTAGCTGCTACAGATATCTCTTTTCGTGGTTAGTTCTTAAAGGGCCAGCACCACGCCTGAGCCTGTGTAGGGGAAACGCTGGTAGTGTTTTATAGCAGAAATACTAATAAAGAAATGTAAAGTTGCCTGTCATTGTAAATAATTGGGTGTAACCTGTAAAATTCATCCAGACTCCCTCAAagtgctaattagctaacccactatcaaaataaaagtagCATTGCctctaatatttatttatttatttaaccaggaaggtcccatcgagactaaaaacctcattttcaagggagtcctggcagcAGAAGTTACATTTACAACATTTTTCAGTTACACAGACATGGCATGTACAAAATAACAGAAGGCAGTcacaacacagggaatccgtcccaagggctctcagtctggttttaaatgtagtcaaggagataaactccgttaatttccagttttcctgcagcctggtCCTTGCAAaaggagcagagtgaacgaaAGCCCTTTAGTCCAGTTCGGTGCGAGCAAACAGAACACAAAGTAACAACTGATCATTTGCATGCTCTGTTAAATAGCTCCATTTTGGTGAAAACTAaactttttttcttcatttaacagcTGGAAATGCTGGTATTTTATCAAGTTTAATCAAAAGTGGACCATATATTACACAAATAATGTGTGTTAAttgttattttttaatttaacggacaaactagacttttatttttatgtcaggaCGTTTTTTTAACCACTGCAATGACGCAGCAGAGAATAGTTCTGTTCCAATTGCCATCCTCGCCCTCCCCTACTCGGTAGAACGGACTTCCTGCTGTacttgccaagaacatacttgtcaagtacacaagaacgtaccaGCATCCTTGGGTATTGAGACACGGCCAGTGACTTTAATTCTAGGGGTGTGTTCTGTGTTCTTTCTCCAGCATGCATTTGTGCAGCGTCCGCGTCCAGAGTCGGTTCTAATAGACCTGATCAATCGCACCAAGGATGCAGTGAGGGAGCTGGACAATCTGCAGTATCGTAAAATGAAGAAGATCTTGTTTCAGGAAGCTCACAATGGTCCCATAACTGAGGCGCAAGATGACGAGGAGGTTTGTTAAAAGGCTATAGCTTGTTGCTAATATTGTGTTGATTGTTGTTGTGAGCTTGTTTCTGCCTGCCGTGTGTTTTCACAGGAACCAGAGCACAGTGTGAGTAGAACAGGCACGGTGAACAGCGTGGGGAGCAGCCAGTCGATCCCGAGCATGTCGATCAGTGCCAGCTCCCAGAGCAGCTCCGTCAACAGCCTGACTGACGCAGGCGATGACCAGAGTGAGGGGGACATGAAGGGAGACCACACAGTGATGTCCAACAGCTCTGTCattcatctcaaacctgtaagatCTCATCAGTATCTGTTCAGATCAAACACACGTTTGCatgatttattttcatttaggctTCTTTTTGTACCATTTAGGAACAAGAGACAAGGAATGAAGAGCCAGAGCTTCAGAACCGAGCCACAACAGAGCCACAATCCCCTTCTGCACAAACTCAAAGGCCAAGAAACCGGAATCGTGAACACTTTGCTACAATACGAACAGCTTCAGTGGTAAACACACTTATTCTATATGTGCACAAAACAAAAGGTTCATTGCTGCTTTTATCTGCAGGACAAGCTATGCTTTAATCTTAACAAGGAATCGTCACAAATCCCACCTCATGATCTGTCAGTGCTATGAGGATGAAAAGACTTTTTCATTTATCTAATCCAtctcgggggggggggaatgTTCTTTTTCAGCTGACTCGCCAAATTAAGGAGCACGAGCAGAATTCCGAGTTAAGAGAGCAGATTTTGGGCTACAAACGCATGCGGCGCCAGCATCAGAAACAGCTGATGGCTCTGGAAAACAAGCTGAAGGCTGAGATGGACGAGCACAGGCTTCGCTTGGACAAAGAGCTGGAGAACCAGAGGAACAACTTTgctcaggagatggagaagctgaTCAAGAAACACCTGGCGTCCATGGAGAAAGACGTAAGCTTTCCACTCGTTTTCTATTTGTTTGTATGAAATGTTTACATCACTAATAAAAATAACCTGGTTTTCTCCTGTGTTTGAGTTTAATAAACGGGTCAAATTAAAAACCTTTGTTCATCTGGCAAAGATTAAAAGAGATTTCTGAGTTTAGTGGATGTGGAGCAACAGTCAGTTTTAATTTGCAGGATATTTGTGTGCATCCACTTTGTTCATTTCAGCATTTAAGCTATTGCTGCTGGATTGTTTTATCATTGATGTCGTTCGTATGGCATTCTGTTATTTAAAGCAGCCAGACATGATTACTGTTTAGGACcttataaatgacccgcactagtCGCGTTTCCACTACaggagttctgggaaatttctgggagggggaaaATCTTGTGTCTCCAAACAAATACGTCCCTTTCAAGATTTTGCTAAAACGACGTCATAATGCCACTGACTGAACATTGTGTGATGTCACTGGTCAGCGCCCAAAAACATCTTTGGACAATaaaaatagggatgcaccgatacgatactggtatcgataCCGGAATTGGTATCTGTGCCGATACCAAtaccggtatcggtaaaagttaaccgataccagaaaccgataccagtgcagttgcttgaaaatggcttcactgtaacttgtcatttctgttcacctaatattttagttttgtgatgatttccatttatatattttactttttatctacctcacagtcttttcctgttgaaagcagagaagaaaataaaatctgtgttccaaattattgcatttttttgtgtggtagaagtatctgtattggtaatcggtatcggcgagtactcagatccaagtatcgtatCATATCGTTGCTCccctaaataaaaacattaaaagttttattttctcaaattaAGCCATCAATTGTTTCCATTCAGGGGACCAGGAGAGCGGCAGTGTGAAGTAAAAAGTGGAACTgacctagggctgggcaataaatcgaaaatgtatcgttatcaaggtgaaatccttgatatatcgtgatattgattttaggccatatcgcccagccctataccGACCAGAACAACCATTTTTACGATGCTCTGTTGGCGACCAGAACACGGCCAACGTCGTTGGGGATTTCCGTCATATGGCTGTGGCCATTTAGAAACAACATTTCTGAAGCAGCATCAAAGCTGCTTTTtctcttttccttccattctgcttcattaGTAAATTCCAGATTTACAAGTGCCAGTTGTCGGACGTAGTCTGCTGCTAATTTCCTACTGAgtgacaaccaatcagcatgatttCAACACAAGTACCCCTCAGCAACACTAAAGCCTATTTcatactgaaagcatcagcggcgcgcaATGGCAGCGGAGCTTCGCTgcatcaaatagaatccattatagtctatggcgtGCTTCAAACCGGCCGCGGCGTGGCAGttttcaggcgcgtcccagaagcagcacaCCGCGCCTCGCCACTAAAGATAGGACTGCGCCCGGTAAAATAGAGATGCGCACATATCGGTGAGGTTACCTGGAAGTTCTAGTAGTAGAAACAGGCCTATTGTTCCGCCGCTCTACCACTAAAGGCTCTGGATACTTGTGATTGAAGTCTAGCTCAACCGTTCCTACTGTGTTGGCCATTACTGAGCATTTATCAGTttgctaatgttttttttttttttttttttttcagtcaaaaGCTTGTAGCAATGATGAAAAGAAGTTCCAACAGCATATCCAGAATCAGCTCAAGAAAGAACTCAACAGCTTTCTGGAGTCCCAGAAACGGGAATACAAACTTCGCAAGGAGCAGCTGAAAGAGGTTAGAGGCTTGAACGACAAATAAACCTCAGAGAATTACAAATGTAGTTGTACTTATTGACCTGaagtcctcctcctcttcaggaGCTGAATGAAAACCAGTCAACACCCAAAAAGGAAAAACAGGAGTGGTTGTCCAAGCAGAAAGAGAACTTCCAACACTTCCAGGCTGAGGAGGAAGCCAACTTACAGCGCAGACAGAGGCAGTACCTGGAGCTAGAGTCTCGCAGGTTCAAAAGGAGGATCTTAACCGCCCGTCACTCCACTGAACGGGACCTAGTGAGAGAGGTCAGGACTTATAAATACAGTTTTATTTCTTCACAAGCTGaatattcaattcaaagatactttattaatcccagagggaaaaggATGTCTTAGTCTACAGTTGACAGGTAACGTTACTTTAATTCCTGCTGAAGTCTCCATGTGCTCATCATTAGGAGTTAAACAAGCGTCAAACCCAGAAGGACCTGGAGCACGCCATGCTTCTTCGACACCATGAGTCTATGCAAGAGCTGGAGCTCCGTCATCTCAACACCATCCAAAAGACGAGAAACGAGCTGATCCGCACGCAGCACCAGACAGAGCTCACCAATCAGCAGGAGTACAACAAGAGGACAGAGAGGGAACTCAGACGCAAACATGCCATGGAGGTTCGCCAGCAGCCCAAGAGCCTCAAGGTTCGCTTCTGATGTCTGATGACTTCAAATGTTCTTTTGATGGGCATCACTACTTTTCTATGTAACACCTTTTCTCTGCTGCTTAGTCAAAAGAGCTACAGATCAAGAAGCAGTTCCAGGACACGTGTAAGATCCAGACCAGGCAGTATAAAGCACTGAGAAACCACCTTCTGGAGACCACGCCAAAGTCCGAGCACAAAGCCATCCTTAAACGGCTGAAGCAGGAGCAGCACCGCAAGCTCGCCATTTTGGCTGAGCAATACGATCATTCCATCAACGAGATGCTTTCCACTCAGGCGGTGAGTTTAGTAATGCCCTAGCAGTCAAATTAAGAACACACCATGCCCCCTAAGGAGAAAAATTAATGTCCTTAAACATATTTTACACCCGTTTCCTTTATTTTTTCTCAGCTACGCCTGGATGAAACTCAGGAATCTCAGTGCCAAGCCTTACGAATGCAGCTGCAGCAGGAGCTGGAGCTTCTGAATGCCTACCAGAGCAAGATCAAGATGCAGACAGATGCTCAGCATGAGCGTGAGAAGAAGCACCTGGAGCAAAGGGTGTTACTCCGACGAGCACTACTAGAGCAAAAGGTTCTCCTCTCCATATATTCTTCTCGTGTTGGCTTGTCCCGATGTCTGAATACGTCCGTTCCTCGGTTACTCATgacagttgttttgtttttgtagatTGAGGAGGAAATGCAGACTTTACAGAATGGACGGCAGGAGCGAATCCGGAGCCTGCTGGAGCGCCAAGCCCGAGAAGTCGAAGCTTTTGATTCAGAAAGCCTGCGCCTGGGGTTCAGCAACATGGTGCTATCAAACATCTCCCCCGAGGCgctcaacaacagctttcccgggGCTTCGGGGTATCCCAGTCACTATCAGCAACTGCACTCGTCCATTAGCTCCCAAGGGTCCCGCTGGGGGGGCAGCCGCAGTTCGAGTTTAGGCCCGAGTCACCAGGGCAGCCATCACCACTATCACTCCAGTCAAGGAGGAGCACCTATGCAGCATAACTGGGGGCAGGGCATGCATGGTGGAGGGGGTCCGCCTCCTTGGGGCCACCAGTCTGCTGGATCTCGCAGCAGCGGCAGTATACAGAACAGCCCCCAAGTGATGGGTATGACACCCACGGGAGGGCACAGTGAGCAGGGTATGAGTAGGAGCACCAGTGTCACCTCTCAGATCTCCAATGGGTCACACCTCTCCTACActtagaccccccccccctccctcctgCAACACTACACCTGTACAGATGTGTGATGAAACAAATGTTGCTCAGGTCAAAAGGGCTGGGAGAGGCATGGCCTGTCCTCACAGCAGTTTatcggcacacacacacagattcttaCTCGTATGTTACAGAAGCGGTCTGAGTGTCAGCATCCCATGTGTTTTTATTCACAGTTCTCTCCTACGGAGAATATTCTTTTGTAAAATCATAAGTTAGCTCTAATCACAGCCATTGCTCTCATGTTGCACAGAAAACGCTGTTTAATGTTAACCATGCCTCTAGAAAAGTAGCTTCAAGCGCTCTCATTTAGCAGGTTTTGCTTCAGGATCTTTTCTTTTTAACTTCCATTCACATTTAGTGACGCACTGGCCAAATTTCTGTGGTACGGTGGAAGACTCCTCAGAGTTACCTGAGGATGCTTAGCTGTCTACCAGCCTGCTGTAACGCTCATCCATGGTCAGTGGGATCATTTCCACGCATCCTTTTTACTgtttactttttctttttaactgAAACCAACCAAAATGGGACTTTTCCGGATCCAGAACCAAAACAAATTGTTTCAGATGAATGCTTCTACTAATattgtgccttttttttttttttaaagctttgACACCGTTCAGTTTCAGATTTCACCATAGGTTATTTATGGTTTTCAGTTCAGGTCAGGTTGGAGTTTTAATTCTAAACTTCCAAGAATTGTATATCCCTGAGACGGACTAATGTCACTACACGTTCAAGTGGAATTGTGGGAAAATCTGAACCTTAGTTTGCCTTGAAGTACAATCCCAGTGCTTGTCTTTATTTAGTGCCTTTTTAAACTGCTGCCTTTTTAAAGCACTTTATACAGCTTAATGCTTTTAGAAGTTATATTTGACATttttcccccccccccaaagcttCTGGTTGAGGAATGTTTCATCGGTACATCGATAGACGAGTCAAACTTACATGTGCTGTGACTTTTTTCTTTCTAGGAGCAAATTCCCAAGTAGAGACCAGAAACTTGTGCATGTTGGCATACAGTATGTAagagaatctttttttttttacagcttttATTGTGCTTTGTGGCACTAGCTGTTCTGGGTTGTTTACCTGTTGATGTCTGATTGAACAGCGTGCTAAAGGATGCTGCAATGTTCTCGTGTAATGTTTTGGTTACAGTTTCTATAAAACAAGCTGAACAAAGTTAAAGAGGAGTCCTTGATGTGCAGGAAGTGGTAGCGACCGTGAAGAAGAGGTGTTTCACTACTGAACTAAAACACTGATCATGAAAAAAGGTTCAGGACCAAATAAGTTAAAATCCAAAAAGGTGCCAAGTTAAAACTCATACAATCTCATCCGAACAAAAATAAAAGTTCTATTTAATTACAATTGGTAGTGTAGTTGAGTAATGATAAATTTGagcaaatgcaaaaaaaaaaaaaaagtttccaatataacaaacatttttttctgattattttagtttttttctcTGCAGTTTTTAATTCGATCTCAGATAAAGGTGTTCCAGAGGCCTTCAGAAATAATTTACTACAACAAATAACAGATAGAAAAGACTTCTTTTGCTCCCCATATCTCAAAGCTGAAGTACTTTTGATTTAATTAAAGAACAAGATACAAAATAAGCCCATTATCCAACTCTGTCCTTTACGTGGTATTGAGTTGTGCACGGAGGTATTTGAGCACCAGAAAAATGATTCACTCTTGCGTTTGCTGCCAtcctgtttaaatgttcatgtagTCAGCAGATCATTTCCTCTGCAGGAGATGTTCTCCAGTgcagcccccccaccccaactACCTAGTTAAATTTTTTTACTTTGGGTCCCAGTACTCTGACTTGATTCCAATGACTATCCAAGTGTATTCATTTCCTTTAGGATGTATGTGTGGTTGGTAAAAATAAGGATGTACTTCTTATCGGAGGTTCACCAAGAGTCAAAAGCCAATACCCAGAGTTTGAATGTTAGGCCACTTCAACCTCCCTGACATGCCAACCTTTAGGTTTATATCGAGTTTGACTCACTTTTACGTCACTTGTGTTGGAGTCTAAATAATATTGTTGGTCAGAGGATATCACCAACCTTTATGTCATTTTATGGGTTTTCTTTCTATTAGTTACAAGTAACTTTTGCCAGTTTTTGCTCTACTGACTGAAAGTGAGCAGGATACTAGATGTGAAACGGCAACAAAACAACGACTGATGGTCAAACACTGTGCCATACCCGAGTTGCCAAGCCCAGACATCAACGCAACTGTTTTCTCTAATATTTCACCTGTTCTTAGGCTAATGACGTGAAATGTATGAAACACAAAGACCAGTTGGCTTTGGTTTAGTGGCTGATGAAGAAAAAAGTGTGACAGGCAGATGATGAAAAGATTGCATTTCTTTGAAGACgtcagtattttattttttattttttggcacATTACCACTACAACCTATAACCTGTATTAAAATGTATAGATGGTGAAGATTGTTATTGAATGTCAGAGATTATGAAGATGCTACATAAAAGATGGTAATAGTACTAAAAGTGGATTTAAAttgtgtaaaaagaaaaaaaacagtaaaaaatagGATCCATTTACTATATTGTTTGTATTGTATTTACCATTGTGTTGGCAGAGGGGGAGTTGAACAGAAATCAGCTGTAATAAAGTAATTTTAGTATAATATCcctgtgtttttattattattagtgtacTTATTTAAGTAAAAGTAAgtgaaaagtaaaataaatgtgACTGTACTTCAGTATTCTCGCAGCCAAACTAGTTACTGGTATACTTAACGTGTTTAGAATAAGTGTGCCGTATTTTTTTGTCAGGGTTTTAatggaaaataatttttttataagCCTCAAATGTTTTGAGGTATGTGCAGGGGAGGTTCTCTAACATatataaaatcttttttatactttggtgttttttttattttattttgtgaagcacctaatttttaatcttgagaggcgctatataaaatatagttttctttctttctaaccgTGAGGGGGGCCAGCTGCCTTTTAGAGAGGCCCGTTTGCAAGAAAACATTTTCAACAAGTTTTTTTAAAGGTCAAGTTCCTCCAGATCTacttttttttgttgataaactatacaTGAGTGTcttagtctcctccctttccggacagctcaacaaaacaacaaaaaaaaaaaacgtttatgATTTTAAAACGATTTTGATTCCATACAATTCATGATGCGATTTGAAATAATTCAACATATTAAAAAGAATTTACAAGTCCACATCTTGTTTTAAACATCACAATGTACTTCCCTATCGGATGTATTTGATCCTCTAGTTTTCAATTAATAAATTCAACATGTAAAGACAATGTACTTCATTAGTGATATTTACACATTACACATTTTTATAGCTACAATACTGTGCCGAAATAGGAGGGTTCAAATGAGATTTAGATCGTCCCTGCTCGGAAAAATCAACAGAAAGTGAAAATTgttctggaactgcgctgctctgggtggctgcatgttggagtagctctgttcactatatgtaagttttgccttttttggacatttttttcttctagtttctcaagaaaaactttttttttgacattttacttttctgtttctggtgctgtgaagcttgaaggatttttactgcaattttttcactttttgagcatttgtcatgatgcgtaaccatgataacaagctggtttacaatcgggagcagctgattaacattggaaaggctgaaataatacctcaactgaagccacaaatcccaaatgagctaaaatgcaaggagcgtggatgcagagcgggagcaaaacggagacagagaaagaggaaattcaaaccatctcttccatcgatcataatgggcaatgataaatcaggtgctggtcagcatcagaagcagggacctgaaaaggctcaacagcctaataaaaaaggctggttctcttctggggacgactgtggaaccactggaggagataatgcaaagaaggattctccagagaatcaagaaaatgatggacaaccctgagcgttctcttcacaagactgttcgacaacggaagagtgtcttcagtcagaggcttcttcagtttcgctgcaacactgaccgctacaggagatccttcctgccaacagccattgtaatatacaataactctttgatgacttgattattattattattctgagctactacagcaatcaatttccctctgggattaactgggacgtaattttgggggggggacgggtgggacatgtcccccccccactttttcaaaaggcagttttggtcccctgcacttttttccgtccaaaaacaatgttaccctcctttaaatggatttggttgagcactaggaccgaaacggaaaccgctttactattagacccgcccaaaagctaatctattggctctgctgatacttgctaacgtattattggctgttgctgctgtcactcaagttgtaaacagtcagaacgtgctcacgttgttttgctagtttggagccgctgggGAACAccagtactgagtcacatcgtcaactagacgctgtgtaatatcagagctcagctcagcttccattacataacatttgaataagtgttcatttgtg
Encoded here:
- the taok1a gene encoding serine/threonine-protein kinase TAO1 → MPNSSRVGSLKDPEIADLFFREDPEKLFTDLREIGHGSFGAVYFAQDARTNDVVAIKKMSYSGKQSNEKWQDIIKEVKFLRQIKHPNSIEYKGCYLREHTAWLVMEYCLGSASDLLEVHKKPLQEVEIAAITHGALQGLAYLHSHNMIHRDIKAGNILLTEPGQVKLADFGSASIACPANSFVGTPYWMAPEVILAMDEGQYDGKVDIWSLGITCIELAERKPPLFNMNAMSALYHIAQNESPTLQSSEWTDYFRNFVDSCLQKIPQDRPNSEELLKHAFVQRPRPESVLIDLINRTKDAVRELDNLQYRKMKKILFQEAHNGPITEAQDDEEEPEHSVSRTGTVNSVGSSQSIPSMSISASSQSSSVNSLTDAGDDQSEGDMKGDHTVMSNSSVIHLKPEQETRNEEPELQNRATTEPQSPSAQTQRPRNRNREHFATIRTASVLTRQIKEHEQNSELREQILGYKRMRRQHQKQLMALENKLKAEMDEHRLRLDKELENQRNNFAQEMEKLIKKHLASMEKDSKACSNDEKKFQQHIQNQLKKELNSFLESQKREYKLRKEQLKEELNENQSTPKKEKQEWLSKQKENFQHFQAEEEANLQRRQRQYLELESRRFKRRILTARHSTERDLVREELNKRQTQKDLEHAMLLRHHESMQELELRHLNTIQKTRNELIRTQHQTELTNQQEYNKRTERELRRKHAMEVRQQPKSLKSKELQIKKQFQDTCKIQTRQYKALRNHLLETTPKSEHKAILKRLKQEQHRKLAILAEQYDHSINEMLSTQALRLDETQESQCQALRMQLQQELELLNAYQSKIKMQTDAQHEREKKHLEQRVLLRRALLEQKIEEEMQTLQNGRQERIRSLLERQAREVEAFDSESLRLGFSNMVLSNISPEALNNSFPGASGYPSHYQQLHSSISSQGSRWGGSRSSSLGPSHQGSHHHYHSSQGGAPMQHNWGQGMHGGGGPPPWGHQSAGSRSSGSIQNSPQVMGMTPTGGHSEQGMSRSTSVTSQISNGSHLSYT